CTTCCGGGTGAAATCCAGTTGATCATCTGACCACCCAGATTCGGTCCAATAATACTTCCAATCGTGAAATGAAAGGAAGCCACAACGTTGGCTGCAGGCAGCAACACTTTAGGTAAAATATCTGCGGCATAGGCCAGGCCCAGTGAGAAAAATGAACCGACCAGACCACCTGCGATTGTTAACAATACAAGCGTCCACCAAAAATGTGTACCTGCGACTGGAACTAGCATGAAGATGATTCCTCCACTGATGCCCGCAAACATCAATATCTTCTTACGCCCATATCGGTCACTTAACATTCCGAGAGGCAATTGAAGGAACAAACCTCCAATCCCGATAAAAGGAAGCAACGACGAAATCTGATTGGTATCGAATCCAATACGCAACCTATACACGGGGAAGTTACTATTCATACCCGCTTCCATATATCCGTATAAGAGTGCTGGTAACAGTGCATACCAGGCCCATGCCAGACTACGACGGAAGCGACGTTCCGGCAGTAGGCCATGCTCTGCTTTTTCCGGTTTTGTATCCGGAAGCTTCATTAATACCAGTATAAGCACTGCTGCTATACAGATGAACAAGACCCAGAAAGGGAC
This Paenibacillus xylanexedens DNA region includes the following protein-coding sequences:
- a CDS encoding MFS transporter; translation: MSSIIRPKLSHSTANYLILITVIVVAGISQGLLLPVLSIFLEQKGVSPGLNGLNAAALYIGSFAMTLVAERLLGAFGFKKLIVGGLILVMVPLILFPYLPDIKIWFILRLIVGIGDSALHYAAQLWVLLVTAPEKRGRYISLYGMSYGLGFSIGPLGIKLLGFGDAVPFWVLFICIAAVLILVLMKLPDTKPEKAEHGLLPERRFRRSLAWAWYALLPALLYGYMEAGMNSNFPVYRLRIGFDTNQISSLLPFIGIGGLFLQLPLGMLSDRYGRKKILMFAGISGGIIFMLVPVAGTHFWWTLVLLTIAGGLVGSFFSLGLAYAADILPKVLLPAANVVASFHFTIGSIIGPNLGGQMINWISPGSMFTLLGILYLLFGLAGILFRRKTEFESVLK